From a single Couchioplanes caeruleus genomic region:
- a CDS encoding VOC family protein, which produces MTTADILLPEHSVPGDGAALNPFVIVDDAAGFVRFVSDVFGVPETAGARTPMPDGKLIHAQLRLGSVDLMVADRLDGWPARPALLQVWVRDVAAVLRRATGRGATTVTGPTPFYGECTLGRMLDPWGTIWWLWAPSPGQPDPVPQWEGGSEVVFATLDATLRTLGGR; this is translated from the coding sequence ATGACCACAGCCGACATCCTGCTTCCCGAGCACTCCGTACCCGGCGACGGTGCTGCGCTGAACCCGTTCGTCATCGTGGACGACGCCGCCGGCTTCGTGAGGTTCGTCAGCGACGTCTTCGGCGTACCCGAGACCGCCGGGGCCCGGACCCCCATGCCGGACGGCAAGCTCATCCACGCCCAGCTGCGGCTCGGCTCGGTGGACCTGATGGTCGCCGACCGGCTCGACGGCTGGCCGGCCCGCCCGGCCCTGCTCCAGGTCTGGGTCCGCGACGTCGCCGCGGTCCTGCGGCGCGCGACCGGCCGGGGCGCGACGACGGTCACCGGACCGACCCCGTTCTACGGCGAGTGCACGCTCGGCCGGATGCTCGACCCGTGGGGCACCATCTGGTGGCTGTGGGCGCCGTCCCCCGGTCAGCCCGACCCGGTGCCGCAGTGGGAGGGCGGCTCCGAGGTGGTGTTCGCCACGCTCGACGCCACCCTGCGGACCCTCGGCGGCCGATGA
- a CDS encoding DMT family transporter, with product MSWLVLVLSGMLEAVWAAALDRSQGFSRLVPSVVFVVALVASMAGLAYAMRDLPVGTAYAVWVGIGAVLTVGYAMSTGQEPVSALKLLFLAMIVAGVVGLKMVH from the coding sequence ATGTCGTGGCTCGTCCTGGTCCTCTCCGGCATGCTCGAGGCGGTCTGGGCGGCCGCGCTCGACCGGTCCCAGGGATTCAGCCGGCTCGTCCCGTCCGTCGTGTTCGTCGTCGCGCTGGTCGCGAGCATGGCCGGCCTGGCGTACGCGATGCGCGACCTGCCGGTCGGCACGGCCTACGCGGTCTGGGTGGGCATCGGCGCGGTCCTGACCGTCGGGTACGCGATGAGCACCGGTCAGGAGCCGGTCTCCGCCCTGAAACTGCTGTTCCTGGCGATGATCGTGGCCGGGGTCGTAGGGCTGAAAATGGTGCACTGA
- a CDS encoding MFS transporter, protein MNDRIRRGRVATSLTFLLFGTALGVWTARIPAVKHNLGLSDGRLSYALLSFAAGCIVGMAVLGRLTDRFGSSRVLVPAAVLEGLLLVPPGFSGGLAVLCGALFLFGAAHGTLNIAMNANAIEVQRAWGRPIMSSFHAIYSVGGFLGAVAGSLFAHGGAGVGVTFLAVGAGVLALAVWASLWVFSGESGAEASDATPGGEEPARRPVLLIFLGVLVLCTLVGEGAAADWSAVYLRDDLGTSAGAAAYGFAAFSIMMTVGRVFGDRLVLALGPVTLVRLSGGLAAAGLGAALLIHHPVAGIAGFGLLGAGLSGIAPQVYSAAGNLDPRRAGRALSTVVSIGYVGFLLGPILIGAAATVVGLPSALWIPVVLALFVAASARAMAPPRHPAETAVVS, encoded by the coding sequence GTGAATGACCGGATCCGTCGCGGCCGGGTCGCCACGTCGCTGACGTTCCTGCTGTTCGGTACGGCGCTCGGCGTGTGGACGGCGCGGATTCCGGCGGTCAAGCACAACCTCGGGCTCAGCGACGGCCGGCTCAGTTACGCGTTGCTGTCGTTCGCGGCCGGGTGCATCGTCGGCATGGCGGTGCTGGGGCGGCTCACCGACCGGTTCGGCAGTTCGCGGGTTCTCGTCCCCGCCGCGGTGCTCGAAGGGCTGCTGCTGGTGCCGCCCGGGTTCAGCGGCGGACTGGCGGTGCTCTGCGGCGCTCTCTTCCTGTTCGGTGCGGCGCACGGCACGCTCAACATCGCGATGAATGCCAACGCCATCGAGGTGCAGCGGGCGTGGGGGCGGCCGATCATGTCGTCGTTCCATGCCATCTACAGCGTCGGCGGGTTCCTGGGTGCCGTCGCCGGGAGCCTCTTCGCGCACGGCGGGGCCGGGGTCGGCGTCACGTTCCTCGCCGTCGGGGCCGGGGTACTGGCTTTGGCGGTGTGGGCCTCGCTGTGGGTTTTCTCCGGCGAGTCCGGCGCGGAGGCATCGGACGCGACGCCGGGCGGCGAGGAGCCGGCGCGCCGGCCGGTGCTGCTGATCTTCCTGGGCGTTCTCGTGCTGTGCACCCTGGTGGGGGAGGGCGCGGCGGCCGACTGGAGCGCCGTGTACCTGCGGGACGACCTGGGGACGAGCGCCGGCGCCGCCGCGTACGGGTTCGCCGCCTTCTCGATCATGATGACGGTGGGCCGGGTCTTCGGCGACCGGCTGGTCCTCGCGCTGGGCCCCGTCACGCTGGTACGCCTCAGCGGCGGCCTGGCGGCCGCGGGGCTCGGCGCCGCCCTGCTGATCCACCACCCGGTCGCCGGCATCGCCGGGTTCGGGCTGCTGGGCGCGGGCCTGTCCGGCATCGCCCCGCAGGTCTACTCGGCGGCGGGCAACCTCGACCCCCGGCGCGCCGGCCGGGCGCTGTCCACGGTGGTCAGCATCGGCTATGTCGGCTTCCTGCTCGGACCGATCCTGATCGGCGCGGCGGCGACCGTGGTCGGGCTGCCGTCGGCGCTGTGGATCCCGGTGGTCCTCGCCCTGTTCGTAGCGGCCAGCGCCCGTGCGATGGCACCCCCGAGACATCCCGCCGAGACCGCCGTCGTCAGCTGA
- a CDS encoding alpha/beta fold hydrolase, with translation MKTIDAGVLTVGYLEDGPADGWPLLLSHGFPYDVHAYDEVVPRLTAQGARVVRPYLRGFGPTRFRSADTARSGQQAALGSDLVALLDALHWKTAIVAGYDWGGLASCVATALWPERVAGLVSMASYDILDIERLRHAHDPALEHVVWYQHLFQTERGRESLAVSRRDLCRMLWRQWSPGWHPDEATFARTAASFDNPDFVDVVVHAYRHSFGLAAGDPAYEELEERLAARPPVTVPAVTLDGTQDPLKPGGTADHADMFTARHEHRAVDVGHNLPQEAPAAFADAILTVREWAGADARP, from the coding sequence GTGAAGACGATCGACGCGGGTGTGCTCACCGTCGGCTACCTGGAGGACGGGCCGGCCGACGGCTGGCCCCTGCTGCTCTCCCACGGCTTCCCGTATGACGTGCACGCCTATGACGAGGTGGTGCCACGGCTGACGGCACAGGGGGCCCGGGTCGTCCGGCCGTACCTGCGCGGGTTCGGCCCGACGCGGTTCCGGTCCGCCGACACCGCACGCAGCGGTCAGCAGGCCGCGCTCGGGTCCGACCTCGTCGCGCTGCTCGACGCCCTGCACTGGAAGACCGCGATCGTCGCCGGCTACGACTGGGGAGGGCTCGCCTCCTGCGTCGCGACGGCGCTGTGGCCCGAACGCGTGGCCGGCCTGGTCTCGATGGCGAGCTACGACATCCTCGACATCGAGCGCCTGCGGCACGCCCACGATCCGGCGCTCGAACACGTCGTCTGGTACCAGCACCTCTTCCAGACCGAACGGGGCCGCGAGAGCCTCGCCGTGAGCCGCCGCGACCTGTGCCGCATGCTCTGGCGGCAGTGGTCCCCGGGCTGGCACCCGGACGAGGCGACCTTCGCGCGCACCGCGGCGTCCTTCGACAACCCTGACTTCGTGGACGTCGTCGTGCATGCGTACCGCCACTCCTTCGGGCTGGCGGCGGGCGACCCGGCCTACGAGGAGCTGGAGGAACGGCTGGCGGCCCGGCCGCCCGTCACGGTCCCCGCGGTGACGCTGGACGGCACCCAGGATCCGCTCAAGCCCGGCGGCACGGCCGACCACGCGGACATGTTCACCGCCCGCCACGAACACCGGGCGGTCGACGTGGGACACAACCTGCCCCAGGAAGCACCCGCAGCCTTCGCCGACGCGATCCTCACCGTGCGCGAATGGGCCGGCGCGGATGCCCGACCGTGA